From the Callithrix jacchus isolate 240 chromosome 22, calJac240_pri, whole genome shotgun sequence genome, the window catgcctgtaatcccagctacttgggaggctgagtcaggagaatcacttgaatctgggaggtggaggtttcggtgagccaagatcataccactgcactccagcctgggcaacaagagtgaaaccccatcaaaaaaacaaacaaaaacccatacccgaacttaaagtaaaataaaaacaatatcaaaAAAACATACCCgatgaaaaaatattaagcatAGGAATGAATGAAATATTAAGTATTCCTATGCTTAATacttatgtgtgtgtctgtgtaggttcataacacatatattcatataaaatatgtgattaACATGGTTTGCATTtgtgtccctcccaaatctcatgttgacttGTAATCCCCATAGGAGGGGCccaatgggaggtgattggatcatgggagcggacttcccccttgctgctcTCCTGATAGTGATCCGTCACGAGATCTTGTTATTTAAAGTgggtagcacctcccccttctctctcttcctcctattCCAGCCATATAagatgtgtctgcttcccctccaccttctgtcatgatggaaagcttcccgaggcctccccagccatgcttcctgtatggcCTGCAGAATCGTGAGTCAGTGAATCCtcattgctttataaattacccagtctcaggtagtttttctatcagtgtgagaacagactcatATAATGATTATAGATGCATATGGATATGGGGCTTtagagatttgtttttaaaaaatatatgtaactatatatatatattcatatttgagATGAAAAAGATGGGCTTACAATTTCGAAACATAAAAGcgaaatttctaattttttatggctgacaAACTTTATCAGTAAATCAGAAGAGATACATTGAAAAGCAACTAAAAGGGACAGAATCTGTAGTAAGTTCATGTGAAatacatacaaagaaataaatacaaagaaataatacatacaaAGAAATAGCTTTGTGATGGATTCTTaactttttcatataaaatacatacaaagaaataatacaaagaaatagcTTTGTGATGGATTCTTaactttttcatataaaatacaaaaaaaatcaaagactcTACTTAAATATTGTTACAGTGGttgagcaattctttttttttttttttttttgagacagtcttgctcaggcgctaggctggagtgcagtggcacaatctcggctcactgcaacctctgcctcctgggttcaagcaattctgcctcagtctccccagtagctgggactataggcacgccccaccatgcccagctaatttttgtatttgttttagtagagacggtgtttcaccatgttggccaagatggtctggatctcttgaccttgtgatctgccctccttgccctcccaaagtgctgggattacaggcgtgagccacagcacctggccgaGCAATTCTTAAATGTACCTATGAATGTACACAATTAGTCTATATAAAACTTCAAAACATTTCCAAAATTCATTAataacctcaatttaaaaaatcttaaaaagcaatatagagagaccttgtctccaaaaaaattaaatatatatatacacacacacacacacacacacacatatatatatatatatatatacacttttttttttttttttttaaagacagggtttcatcatgttggtcaggctggtcttgaactcctgacctcaggtgatccgcccactttggcctccaaagtgcttggattacaggtgtgagccaccacgcccagccccccaaatttttttttaaattagccagatgtggtggtgcacacctgcaattccagctactagggaaactgaggcaggaggattgcttgagcccaggagttttaggttgcagtgagctatgatcctgctaCTGtggttcagcctgggcaacagagtgagaccccatctctaaaaataaaataaaatcaagttaaattataaattaaaataaaaatagaagtgctAAAGGATTTAATGTTAATAAGAAGTGACTTTCTATTTAAATGAATGCATACATTTAatgtatctcaataaaaattGGAGAATTCCTTATTTTAAACTCATATATccatttatctgaaattaaattGATACACCTTAAGTATGGCTTTTAAAGTTTCAGGAAAAGAATAGCAATAGACAAATGTGTGCAGAAAACACAGAATAGAAATGAATGACACACAAGACCTGCTGTGAGCAATTCCCTAACTTATCCAGGGAGCAGGTGCACAGCCCCTCCTTAGTTTCAGGGGTGCCCTGAGTCTAGAGGCCATCAGGGGCCCAAGCAGTACTCAGAGCTGGGGCGCTCCTCTCTAAAGGAGCACATCTGGAGTGGACTCCACCCTCACCACAGTGAGATCCGACGGAGGCCTGAGCAGCCTCCCCACCTGTCCTGAGAGGGCCTAGGAACCCCACAAGTGTGGGTTAGGGGATCCATCCCCAGGGgctcttggaaattaaaaatgagagCTTCCAAGGGAGCATGCATCTGTCCTCCGTCCAACTTGCCCACATCTCTTCTTCCTCCATCAGCCCCAGCATCTTCCCCTTGTCCAAGTCAGGCCTGGACCCCAAACCTGCTCAGGTAGGGGAGGACCTGGCTTCACCCATCATCActgctccctccttcctgcctggtCCCAGGAAACATCCCTCCCCTCTGAGCACCATGGAGGGAACAGCTGCCCCATCCTTGGACTCAGGGAGCCATGTGGACCACACCCTTACTGTCCACCGTCCCCTCTGCTCCTCTGGGGAACAGACCCCTTTCCCAAATATTGGAGATAAGATTGAGACAAGTGTAGAATATTATGCTGGGTCACCCAGACATTGAATCTGAGGTGGAGACATCAGGAGGGGAGTGCGTGGGGCTCAGTCTAATCTCATCTCCTCTGAGGTTCATCCCATCTCCTCCCAGCCCTCCCTACTCTTTACCCTACTGCAATTTCAGGGGTGGGAGCCAGGGGTGGAAGGTCCCATCTATTTCTACCCTCTCATTAGCTGAACCCTCCCCTGTGGACCCTCCCCCTTCACTCCCCTCAATCCTTAGTGTCCTGAGCTCTCCTAGGGGCAGGGCCTGAACTGAGCCTTTGAGCTCAGAGAGGACAGGATCAGGGCCCTCACCTGAGACCACAAGCTCCAGGGGGTCACTGGGGTGAGACAGCAGGTAGGGGCTGGAGCTgtatgagccatagcacctgtaGGTCCCTGCATGGGCTGAGGTTACAGGAATTTGGAATTCAGCCAAGTACTGTTGAGCTCTGTAAGTGAATCTTAGACGCAGCAGGGGATGGGCTACCCCCTCTTTGGTCAGAAGGAAACTGAACATTGGGCTCCGTGACTGACACAGCAGGGTCACATTCTCTCCTGAGGCCACTGTGGGGCCCAGCTGCACTGAGAGGGAGGGTCTCTCAGGGATCTGTCCTGGAGAGAAGAAGGATGGTGAGGGGATGCCCCACCTTGTTCTGAGCTGAGACCTCCCCAGGCCTCTCTCTGGGACCCTCAGTCTCTGTCTTCTGTCTCCCCCTCCCCGCCCatcccctgtctctgtctctccctccctcccttgggACCCCCACCCCTCATCCCAGCCATCACCATCTGGGCTCCCCCAGCAGGGCCTGTACAGAGCCTGGGTCCCTGACTGAACCTGCTGGGCtcctcacctgagatcaggacgTCCAGGGGGTCACTGGGGGCTGACCACTCGGAGGAGACGTTGTGGGCACCGTAGCATCTGTACTGGCCCTCGTGGGAGACCCTCACAGGGCTCAGGGTGAAGTTGGCCTGGGAGAGCCCAGCCTGGGACTGCTCTCTAGGGCGCTGGGGGAGGACATCACCCCCCTCCTTGTACAGAGCATAGCTGACGTACCCGACATCAGAGCCACATTGGAGGGTCAGGTTCTCTCCGGGGGCCACAATGGGGCTCTGCAGGGTCAAGAGGGAGGGTTTCCTAGACACACCTGGAGGGAAAGAGGAGCCAGGACTCAGATGGCCGATTGCCCCTATGCCCCTTCCTTCCGTAGTCTTCCTCACTAGGGTCTCCAGTGTCCTCGTTTTTCCTCACTCTATATCTGTGTCCCCAGGGGCCCGTTTTTCCCTTATCTTTTCTTCTCTAGTGGGTCTAGCCTGAGGGCAAGGCTGCCAACAGCTCCCCTGTACCCTGACGTTGTATAAGGAAAGGCTGTGGCGTGCTCACCTGACACCAGGAGCTGCAGGGGGTCACTGGGTTCTGACCACACGTAGGGGGTATTGTTTCGATAGCCGTAGCATCTGAATGTACCCCTGTGGCTGAAGATCAGGGGGCCCATGGGGAACAGGGCCTGGAACTTTCCATGGTTGTGTTGGTGTGAGTCCAGGGTCCAGGAGAGCCTGTGGATTCCTTCCTCAATCAGAGTGAACCTGTCCAGTCCCAGCCGAGAGGCACATCGGAGGGTCACGTTCACTCCTGAGGTCACCACGGGGCTTGGCAGGGCTGAAAGGGTGGGTCTGCTGTAGCctttaggagaaaaaaacagcAGCCTTGTTAAATGGGGCTCACACCTCCCCATTTAACCCTCTCCCTCAGGGCTGGGCTGTGAGAGGGAGCTGACCCCCTTCCCGAGGGCAGAGCCTGGGGCTGGGACCCCTGAGTGTCCTCTCACCTGTCACCACCAGCTCCAGGGGGTCGCTGGGCTCCGACCAGCCTGCAGGGCTCTGGTAGTAACAGTGATATCGCCCTGCGTGTTTCCACTGCATGGCTGGGATGGAGAATTTGACCTTGTTTTCAGAATCCAGTGTTTTTAATATAGTCCTTGACATTGAACCTCCATCTTTAGCCAGACGGTACTCCTGGGCCTCCTGGGTGCCCTGACACCAGAGGGTCACAGGCTTATTCCAGGTGCTCACGGGACCTGGCTCAGCCCACAAGATGGGTTGGAGTAGGTTCTCTGGGAGGAAACCACAGGTTAGGCCCCAAGATGTCCCCACCCCTCAGATCCCAGCTCACAGCCCCAGGACCCTTCAGACACCCCCAGCAGTCAGTCCTGAGCTGCTCCTCTCCATCCCCAGCTGCCTACAAGTGACCCCTAGTCCCTAGTGAGGAGGAGGGACCTGGGACAGCTGGGGACAGACTCACCTGCCTGCACGTAGGTCCTGGGGTCCCGACTCAGCCCTGGAAGAGAGTTCCCGGTGAGACATTAGCCCCTGAAGCCTGAGCAGGTCTTCTTTCCTAGAGCCCCTGGGGTGTCCTAATTGACCAGGGTCTGGCTATGGATTGGGTCTCCCGTAGACCAGGGTCTAAGGTGATCACGGGACCCGGCTGGGCCCACAAGATGGGTTGGAGTAGTTTCTCTGGGAGGAAATCACAGGTTAGGCCCCAAGATGTCCCCACCCCTCAGATCCCAGCTCTCAGCCCCAGACCCCTCCAGACATCCTCATCAGTCAGCTTTTCTCCATCCCCAGCTGCCCAGGGGTGACCCCTTGTCCCCAGATAGGAGGGACCTGGGACAGCTGGGGACAGACTGACCTGCCTGCACATGGGTCCTGGGGCCCAAACTCAGCCCTGGAAGAGAGTTCCCAGTGAGAGATTTGTCCCCAAAGCCGGAGCAGGTCTTCTTCTTTCCTTGAGCCCCTGGGGTGTCCTAATTGACCAGGATCTGGCTATGGATTGGGGTCTCTCCTAGACTAGGGTCTCTCCTCCCCCTCTTAAGATCTCACCAAAGCAGAGCAGGATTGTGAGAATGGGAGTCATGGCATCTCCTCCTCCTGGCCCCAGCTGTGCAGGTGGATGTGACTGTGGTGCCCACAGGACAGACAGACACATGGTGTGGGGCACTCGGAGGCTGGGTCCTCCCCATCACGAGGTCGTCCCATTGGCAGCCCCACAGAAAGAGGAACTGCCCCTCCCCAGGAGCTTGGCTCTCATTTCCCAGGGCTTGTTCTGAGGGTGAGCACCAGGCTCTCTGCAGGTATTTCAGACAGAAATGGAGATTCACAAGACGGTCACTAAGAAGGacgtttttggccaggcacggtggctcacgcctgtaatcctagcactttgggaggccagggcaggcagatcacaagatcgggaattcgagatcagcctgaccaacatgatgaaaccctgtctctactacaactacgaaaattagctgggcatagtggtgggtacctgcaatcccagctacttgggaggctgaggcaggagaatcgcttgaaaccggaaggcagaggttgcagtgaaccaagatcaccccattgcactccagcctaagcaacaagagcgaaatttcatcccaaaaagaaagaaagaaagaaaggacatttCCATCTCTGTGGGGGACAGAAAAGGAAGTCCAGGTTCCTGACAGATAGGGAGGAACCAGGGCTCCAGGTGAAGGTGGGAAGCTGTGCCCTGGCATCTTCTGTTTGTACATGGGCACTACCGTATCTCTGCTTGCTGGTGGGAGCCCATGAGGGGCAGAAAGAGGAACTGCCCCTCCCCGGGAGCCTGGCTCTCATTTCCCCAGGGCTTGTTCTGGGAGTGAGCACCAGGCTCTCTGGAGCTATTAGTCAGAAATGGGGTCTCCCCTCACCTTAGCTGCTGTCCAATCTGTCCTCATCTCACCAAGGGCCAGGATGTGGCAGCAAATAGACCCGCTGCCTTCCTGAGTCACCCCCTTCCAGGCGAGACAGATTGAcagctcctccttccctctcagaGCCTCCCCACAGAGAAGGTTCCGTCtccgtgtgtgtgcgcgcgtgtgtgaaAAACAGTCTGTGGTATTGTCACACCTGGAAGTCTTCCCACGTGTGGCTGGGAGGTCACACTGGACTCTGCCTTGACAGCTACAGCCTTGAGAAGATGCTAAGTTTAGAAGAGCTGATTTTCCTAGACAGAAGCAGCTCCCACAATCCCCTCTGGACAGGTCTGATTTCTGAGTCACGTCTGGGAGAAATGTTCTTCGTAAGATCATGTGCATGGGGGAAGATGGGGACAGCATGCAGCATATTTGAGAAGAGACAGCCAACTAGAAATTATGTAGGCAGATGCTGTGGTGGTGAAAAGTAGTAGGTTTAATTAACGCTCTTAAAAATCAATTCtatggccaggcacgatggctcatcctgtattctcagcactttggaaagcccaggagggtagatcacctgaggttcagaagtttgagaccagcctggccaacagggtgaaaccctgtctctacactaaaaatgcaaaaattagccttaTTTTTGAACTCCTTTAAACATGACCAAACATCTCAACGTCTGCTCTTTGCATTCTTCAAGTATTAACATCGCTCCAGTTCCCGCATTAAGTTAATAAAAACGTGTGCACATTTTATCCTTGTACAACAggaattttttttacctttttgtaaaacaaaaactttaccaaaatatatttaagataaaaaatgctgggccaggcgtggtggctcacgtctgtaatcctagcaatttgggaggctgaggtgggcggatcacctgaagtcaggagtttgaaaccagcctgatgaacatggtgaaaccccatctctactaaagatacaaaaaaattagctgtgcatggtggtgggtgcctgtaatcagtcccagctacttgggaggctgaggcaggagaatcacttgaacccgggaggcggaggtggcagtgagcagagatcagaccactgcactccagcctgggcaacagggcgagactccatctcaaaaataaaaataaaaacaaattaataataataatacaaactgCAGGCCTCTTGGATTCTAAAATGGGAGTCATGTATCTCTTTCTTGAGTTGGCTACAGCAGGTTCCATGAGTTCCCAGTGTGGTCGAAATCATAAATATTCTGTctctttcatttccctttttcaCATCCCCAAACCCACATGTTGGTTCACCTGGGAAGCTATTTTCTTGGGGAGGAAAGTGAGATTTTGAGGAAAGTAGCACAGTGGGTGTCATATGCAGGGGAGAGTCACTTTCAAGTCCTGTGGTTGCAGGTGACAGCCTGGTGCTCATAGGAATCTGCTCAGAAAATCTCTATCTTGTTTCTGTTCCTTCCTCAACACAATGGCCATGGTTACCGGTGGAGACAAAATACGTCCAGAGTGGACTGGAGTCCAAGAAAAGATGTATCTGGCATCGCCTTTCCTAGAAAGTCACTGGGACAGAAGTTCAGAAATGAATGAGCTTTTGAAAACAagaatgggccaggcgtggtggctcatgcctgtaatcccagcacttcgggaggctgaggtgggcagatcacctaaggttaggagttcgagaccagcctggccaacatggggaaactctgtctctactaaaactaaaaaaattggttgggcttggtggtgggtgcctgtaatcccagctaattgggaggctgaggcaggagaattgcttgaacccaggaggtggaggcttcagtgagtcgagattgcaccactgcataccagcctgggcgacagagcaagactgtctcaaaacacacacacacacacacacacacacacacacacggcattCTGCCTTTCATAAATGGGAGAATAACATCCCAGATTTATTTAGAGTTTAATAAAGGTGTTCATCTTCAGAGCAGCTGAGCAAACTCAACCTTGAACTTCCACTCTCCATGAGTTCCCTGACCACCCTGTCCCTTAGAAGAGAAGACTCCTTTAATTCTGGTCTTCAAATTGGGGCCTGATTCCACTGGTTTTGgagatgtctgtaatcccaaaaaagcaaaaaaaaaatcagcactgTGGACAAGAGCAAGGGATGCGGTCTGTTCTCTTCCCACTTCAGGTGGGCCTCTTAACCTTCACGTGTTTCCTTCCACAATGACCACCCAAGAGCTACCAACGACCCCAGCACTGCTGGAAAAATAAAGCCTTCTCTTTTCATCTCTGCTTTTTCCCTACCCCTTCTGGAAGCAACCTCTTCTGTAAAGGTTTCATGTGCAGGATACACTGAGAAACTCAGCTCAGGACTTGGAGAGATTGTGACTCCTCTAGGACCCTCTTACTCAGCAGATGGGAAGTGCATTCATGAGAGTGAAGGGCTGCGGAACCCACATGCTGCTCGGGACATGACAGGAGGAACATGTAAGGCTCTGGTTCCCTCACCTCCATCTCCTTTTCTAAAAGGTAAACCTCCAACATTGTTAATCTTCCTTCACTCATCTGTGACCCCCAAGTGAGGTAAGGCATGGGGTGAGAGTGAGAATAACTGTCTCTTTTACCCTCTCTGGGCTGGGACTGCCCTGTGTCTAACCCTCTCTTCTACTCCTTCcttcccagcccagcccagggctcTCCTGCATGCTGAGGGTCTAGAATTTCCATGCGCATGGGTCATGGAGCTCCTATCCTGAGAACACAAACACTGAGGTCATGGGGGTGTGCAACAGGAGGAAGAGTGTATTGGAGGAagagttttcatgctgctaacagacatacctgagactgggtaattgataaaggaaagaggtttaatggactgcCCATTTCATATGGCTGGGGAgcactcacaatcatggcggaagccaaggaggagcaaagtcacactgtacatggtggcaggcaagagagcgtgtgcaggggaactcctgagacttattctctatcacaacagcacaggaaaaaacCTGATTTCAATCATACATAGGCTTGAGGAGggggtgtctgatttacatagggccaaAGATTGGAATTATTCAGGTAACAGATAATTCAGCTATGGTTTTGTTGAACCATAAAGAAGCAGAGAATCAGGAGAGGATGAGACTCAGCAGCAGGTGAACATGAAACAGCCAGAGTGTGACATTTACATATCATGTGAAGAAACTGGCCACCCCACCCTAATCTATTATGCAAATGGGTTTTCTACCTGGCTGGCACCATGCAGTGTGCTCCCTACTACACACACAGttggcaaggaaaggaaagatagAGCCACCATGTTGGAGGTGCCTAGCCCCAGGTAGCCTTTTCCTATTGGTgcagctgctggcattcacctgGGCAACCTTGCAGCTTGCTtatgtctgcagcttgattttataggctgctctttttagaaaaaaaaaaaaaaaatccaaaaaatgatCCCAgtgtttgggaagctgaggcgggtggatcacttgaggtcaggagttccagaccagcctggtcaacatggcgaaaccccatctccactaaaaataagaaaaattagccggtatggtggcacacgccgtaattccatctacttgggatgctgaggcaggagaactgctgagcccgggaggcagcggttgcagtgagccaagactgggtcactgcactccagcctgggcaacagaatgggaccctatctcaaaaaaaaaaaaattctcagtttGTATAACCTTATGAGCCAATTCATTAtaaaactgtgtgtgtgcatttgtgcgtgtgtatgtgtattctaTAAGCTctcaagttctttttttctggaggaTCTAGAGGAATACAAGTGGAAAAGACATTTTTCCTGGACTTGTGGAGCTCAGACTaataaagacaaacattgcaATTATTCAGGTAACAGATAATTCAGCTATGGTTTTGTTGAACCATAGAGAAGCAGAGAATCAGGAGAGGATGAGACTCAGCAGCAGGTGAACATGAAACAACCAGAGTCATCACAGTAGGGTGACCTTCTGGAGAACGGGAGTCCAAGTCCTGAATATTTGGAGCTACTAGAAAGGCAAGGGTGGGAGCCCTCGACCAGGAA encodes:
- the LOC103790084 gene encoding LOW QUALITY PROTEIN: leukocyte immunoglobulin-like receptor subfamily A member 4 (The sequence of the model RefSeq protein was modified relative to this genomic sequence to represent the inferred CDS: inserted 1 base in 1 codon); its protein translation is MCLSVLWAPQSHPPAQLGPGGGDAMTPILTILLCFGLSLGPRTHVQAGLSRDPRTYVQAENLLQPILWAEPGPVSTWNKPVTLWCQGTQEAQEYRLAKDGGSMSRTILKTLDSENKVKFSIPAMQWKHAGRYHCYYQSPAGWSEPSDPLELVVTGYSRPTLSALPSPVVTSGVNVTLRCASRLGLDRFTLIEEGIHRLSWTLDSHQHNHGKFQALFPMGPLIFSHRGTFRCYGYRNNTPYVWSEPSDPLQLLVSGVSRKPSLLTLQSPIVAPGENLTLQCGSDVGYVSYALYKEGGDVLPQRPREQSQAGLSQANFTLSPVRVSHEGQYRCYGAHNVSSEWSAPSDPLDVLISGQIPERPSLSVQLGPTVASGENVTLLCQSRSPMFSFLLTKEGVAHPLLRLRFTYRAQQYLAEFQIPVTSAHAGTYRCYGSYSSSPYLLSHPSDPLELVVSGAAETLNPPQKKSDSKTASHLQDYTVENLIRIGVAGFILVVLGILLFEAQHRQRXPPRCSQEVNSRDSARFRVAEPREQI